One Methanolobus sp. WCC4 DNA segment encodes these proteins:
- a CDS encoding NosD domain-containing protein yields MIGTRGRSVMALFLFLLVVNISAAATITVDDDPGKDYTTIQEAINAANDTDTILVYPGTYTENVIVNRSVSIQSQSGDPGDTIVDAADGFDNAFNVTVDDVLIEGFNITGVDVGPACGVYVSDVENVRIVNNHLMDNPSGVRFNATGNSNITNNYIYSSGFDGILLYYASDNMIVNNVIIECGNGIYLASSCNNNTLINNTVLESHFGIWVSSSDNNTLTGNNASENYDGLYIHGFENILSKNIVLYNTNAGILIEGGYNSTLTENVATNNLEGISLRLAKNNTVYRNNASSNNEHGIIVKRSEYNMFDSNIASSNKGNGIVLDNENYNNTLENNTALKNDDNGIFIVGSHNNTINNNTADSNVMVGIYLLGSNDNYLFQNIAKMNQKDGIYIEYSSGNVLNSNNVHSNMDRGVRLVDSSNTTLDSNIICNNSAFGIRLFNSDDNTIYNNYFNNTNNTQIEGASNDNSWNISKTSGPNIISGPFLGGNYWAEPNGTGFSQTCVDMDNDGFCDTQFDLDANNTDLLPLNLGPVIDLEKYVNGVDADNPIGVALRENSTVTWEYVVNNTGNVILTGITVTDDELGTICSIEKLMPGQSSMCTVEGTVEYGPHANLGTVSATYEGIEFELLLSDEDPANYFGADPSIDVEKYTNGFDMDKDFTPGVYIGDEVTWQYVITNTGNVTLSNIVLSDDMEGLIPCPVTSLAPGESMTCEWEGVATEYGLYHNTVNVTGDFEGLVASDEDTGVYYGAEADDGDWEPTAVPTADPLITAGVLGIFVSLMIIRKRK; encoded by the coding sequence ATGATAGGAACTCGTGGAAGATCTGTAATGGCATTATTCTTATTTTTATTAGTTGTGAATATTTCAGCAGCTGCAACGATAACGGTTGACGATGATCCGGGAAAGGACTATACCACAATACAGGAAGCGATAAATGCTGCAAATGATACGGATACCATACTTGTGTATCCGGGAACGTACACTGAGAATGTTATAGTTAACAGATCGGTATCAATACAATCTCAGTCTGGTGATCCTGGTGATACCATTGTAGATGCTGCCGATGGTTTTGATAATGCGTTCAATGTGACTGTTGATGATGTACTGATAGAGGGGTTCAATATCACAGGAGTGGATGTAGGTCCTGCTTGCGGAGTATATGTTTCAGATGTTGAGAACGTCAGAATAGTCAACAACCATCTTATGGATAACCCAAGCGGTGTCCGTTTCAATGCTACAGGTAACAGCAATATAACGAACAATTACATTTATTCAAGCGGTTTCGACGGAATCCTGCTATATTATGCCAGCGATAATATGATTGTAAATAACGTGATCATCGAATGCGGTAACGGCATATATCTTGCATCTTCATGTAACAACAATACCCTGATCAATAACACTGTTCTGGAAAGTCATTTCGGGATATGGGTATCGAGTTCTGATAATAATACCCTGACAGGTAATAATGCATCAGAGAATTATGATGGATTATACATACATGGGTTTGAGAATATTCTGAGTAAAAATATCGTTCTCTACAATACAAATGCTGGTATTCTGATTGAGGGCGGTTACAACAGTACCCTTACAGAGAACGTTGCAACAAATAATCTTGAAGGTATCTCTCTTCGTCTTGCCAAAAATAATACAGTATATCGCAACAATGCGAGTTCAAATAATGAACATGGTATAATCGTGAAGAGAAGCGAATACAACATGTTCGATTCCAATATCGCATCATCAAACAAAGGCAATGGTATAGTTCTTGATAATGAGAACTATAACAATACACTTGAGAATAATACTGCACTGAAGAATGATGACAACGGTATTTTCATTGTGGGTTCACACAACAATACAATAAACAACAACACCGCAGATTCCAATGTAATGGTGGGTATCTATCTGCTGGGATCGAATGACAACTATCTTTTCCAGAACATTGCAAAAATGAATCAGAAAGATGGTATCTATATTGAGTATTCATCCGGCAATGTGCTGAACAGTAACAATGTTCATTCTAACATGGACAGGGGTGTACGTTTGGTTGATTCCAGTAACACCACCCTGGATAGTAATATCATTTGCAATAACAGTGCATTTGGTATTCGTTTGTTCAATAGTGATGATAACACCATTTATAACAACTATTTCAATAACACGAACAATACTCAGATAGAAGGAGCCAGCAACGATAACTCATGGAACATCAGCAAGACCAGCGGTCCGAACATCATAAGCGGACCATTCCTTGGTGGAAACTACTGGGCAGAACCGAATGGAACAGGATTCAGTCAGACTTGTGTGGACATGGACAATGATGGATTCTGTGATACACAGTTCGACCTCGATGCAAACAATACCGATCTCCTTCCATTGAATCTCGGTCCGGTCATCGATCTTGAAAAATATGTAAATGGAGTGGATGCGGACAACCCTATTGGAGTGGCCCTTAGGGAGAATAGTACTGTAACATGGGAATACGTGGTCAATAACACTGGCAATGTCATCCTGACAGGCATCACTGTCACAGACGATGAACTTGGGACCATCTGTTCTATTGAAAAGCTAATGCCCGGCCAGAGTTCAATGTGTACTGTAGAGGGAACGGTTGAGTACGGTCCTCATGCAAATCTGGGCACTGTTTCAGCAACTTATGAAGGCATTGAGTTCGAATTATTACTGAGTGATGAAGACCCTGCCAACTACTTTGGTGCTGATCCGTCAATAGATGTTGAAAAGTACACCAATGGATTTGATATGGATAAGGATTTCACTCCAGGGGTCTATATTGGAGATGAAGTCACCTGGCAATATGTGATCACAAACACCGGCAATGTGACACTTTCCAACATAGTACTGAGCGATGACATGGAAGGTCTTATACCCTGTCCAGTTACTAGCCTTGCACCCGGTGAATCCATGACCTGTGAATGGGAAGGTGTAGCAACAGAATACGGTCTGTATCACAACACCGTTAATGTAACGGGTGATTTTGAAGGCCTGGTTGCAAGCGATGAAGACACCGGTGTGTATTACGGTGCGGAAGCAGATGACGGTGATTGGGAACCAACTGCTGTACCAACTGCTGATCCTTTGATAACAGCAGGTGTACTGGGTATTTTTGTATCCCTGATGATCATACGTAAAAGGAAATGA
- a CDS encoding metal-binding protein translates to MPDGKTHDTINAAVLIAVIFGLYYLIWKEIAVISVYLNTYTILSFSLAYMFATFFLSPDLDVNSKPYKRWGVLRFLWWPYKEIFKHRGFSHNPVIGPLTIVLNLAVIVAAILLLGGFDLRSIPSSFIIATTAGMVLSMEVHIISDNVISRMKRIF, encoded by the coding sequence ATGCCTGATGGAAAAACCCATGACACAATAAATGCTGCAGTGCTGATAGCAGTGATATTTGGTCTTTATTACCTTATCTGGAAAGAAATTGCTGTAATATCCGTTTATCTCAACACTTACACGATACTGTCATTCTCACTGGCATACATGTTCGCGACATTCTTCCTGAGTCCTGACCTGGATGTGAACAGCAAACCCTACAAAAGATGGGGAGTGCTCAGGTTCCTGTGGTGGCCGTATAAGGAAATATTCAAACACAGGGGATTCTCCCATAACCCGGTTATCGGACCTCTGACGATAGTACTGAACCTTGCTGTTATAGTTGCTGCAATACTGCTACTCGGTGGCTTCGATCTTAGGTCCATACCTTCCAGTTTCATAATAGCGACCACAGCAGGAATGGTCCTCTCGATGGAAGTCCACATAATATCCGATAATGTGATCTCCAGAATGAAAAGGATCTTCTGA
- a CDS encoding CDGSH iron-sulfur domain-containing protein encodes MKKEVEKEKKPAIKVSRDGPFIVRDLKTLRNSKGTFIETVPVMALCRCGASKDKPFCDGAHTKNELSGEKEEDRVPDRTDSYVGENITVHHNKGVCSHIGNCILKLPEVFRKGQKPWVDTEAAKPEEIAKVIRSCPSGSLSYTINGELHKDYPHEPEIFLVKNGPYHVVGGIELDDPDGSKPETKDHYALCRCGASKNKPFCDGTHLDTEFRDRIN; translated from the coding sequence TTGAAAAAAGAAGTTGAAAAAGAGAAAAAGCCTGCAATAAAAGTATCAAGGGACGGACCTTTCATCGTCAGGGACCTCAAAACACTCAGGAACTCAAAGGGCACATTCATCGAAACGGTTCCTGTTATGGCATTATGCAGATGCGGAGCTTCAAAGGACAAACCATTCTGTGACGGAGCCCATACAAAGAACGAACTTTCAGGTGAGAAAGAAGAAGACCGGGTTCCCGACAGGACCGATTCCTATGTTGGTGAGAACATAACCGTCCACCACAACAAGGGAGTATGTTCCCATATAGGCAACTGTATCCTGAAATTACCAGAGGTTTTCAGAAAGGGACAGAAACCCTGGGTGGATACGGAAGCTGCAAAACCTGAAGAGATAGCAAAGGTCATCAGATCCTGTCCCTCAGGCTCATTGAGCTATACGATAAATGGAGAACTGCATAAGGATTATCCTCATGAACCTGAGATATTCCTTGTAAAGAACGGCCCCTATCACGTTGTCGGTGGAATAGAACTGGATGACCCGGATGGTTCAAAACCTGAGACTAAGGACCACTATGCTCTCTGCAGGTGTGGGGCTTCAAAGAACAAGCCGTTCTGCGATGGCACTCATCTGGATACAGAGTTCAGGGACAGGATAAACTGA
- a CDS encoding DUF6713 family protein: MSNTLFWIYLINSVLLIDHEIDSAYWKEWDLFRLPGGITGFLLIHIPVLFFVLYGLVLVYQQSYTGLIFSLVLSLSGLFAFTAHMYFIKMGREEFRIPMSLFILSATLIVSLVQLILTLDLLLVP, translated from the coding sequence ATGTCGAATACCCTGTTCTGGATATATCTGATAAACTCTGTTCTGCTGATCGACCATGAGATCGATTCAGCTTACTGGAAGGAGTGGGATTTGTTCAGGCTACCCGGAGGTATCACGGGTTTCCTTCTGATACACATACCTGTCCTTTTCTTCGTTCTTTATGGGCTGGTCCTGGTATACCAGCAGTCCTATACAGGTCTTATTTTCTCATTGGTCCTGAGCCTTTCAGGATTATTTGCATTCACAGCACACATGTATTTTATCAAAATGGGTCGGGAAGAGTTCAGGATTCCCATGTCCCTGTTCATCCTTTCGGCAACCCTCATAGTATCGCTGGTACAGTTAATCCTTACACTTGACCTTCTTCTGGTCCCATGA
- a CDS encoding PEP/pyruvate-binding domain-containing protein, which produces MKELVIPMGNIQEEHRDLIGSKAFSLHSIFNSGFKVPFFICITTKAYERYISSSSLKGRIILELSRKDIGDMRWEEMWDTSLRIRNMFLNTPVTGSLASSIMEYLTEHFSNKPVVVRSSAPGEDSSQTSFAGLHESYVNIRGEEAILEHIRLVWASLWSDAAFLYRKELGLDIKHSKMAVLVQELIESDVSGIIFSSSPENREEMVIEAVHGLNKGLVDGDIEPDRWVVDRRTAAIVQYSSPSSRERIVHLRETGTSIDMTSDDVSMLVPLDENDVLRLHDIAIELESSSGQPQDIEWTKKEKEVYILQSRPITTLDDKEKLWYLSLRRTVNNLQDLRLKIENELIPEMIEDARKLASVEFRSLSDEELAREIVRRKDLYDNWDKRYTDEFIPFAHGMRLFGQVYNDIVRPSDPYEFMGLLSGSGLLSLKRNERLERIADMLRKDKSLFERAKNNSIDDILEEEINGFLDDFAHSGFINSREDLIKLILEMAIKPEKEAVADKDHSDQEEMFLSSFPEKDRVFAEELLDMGRISYRLRDDDNIHLGRIENQYLIAVNEGKERLIGRLDDPGSVEYIELQELRKALNDKSYIPVVRDNTDEKVGSPDEGLFKRQIQGQPAGKGLVTGIAHVITNNDDLFNIKFGEILVCDAIDPNMTFVVPLVSGIVERRGGMLIHGAIIAREYGIPCVTGIPDATRVVRNGDEITVDGYLGIITIKRK; this is translated from the coding sequence ATGAAAGAACTCGTAATTCCTATGGGGAACATACAGGAAGAACACAGGGATCTTATCGGTTCAAAGGCATTCTCACTTCATTCCATATTCAATAGCGGTTTTAAAGTTCCTTTTTTTATCTGCATAACTACAAAAGCATATGAACGATATATTAGCTCAAGCTCCCTTAAAGGAAGGATCATACTGGAACTTTCCAGAAAGGATATCGGTGATATGCGCTGGGAAGAGATGTGGGATACATCCCTGCGGATAAGGAACATGTTCCTCAATACGCCGGTCACCGGTTCACTTGCCAGCTCTATCATGGAATACCTCACTGAACACTTTTCCAATAAACCCGTAGTCGTGAGGTCATCAGCGCCCGGAGAAGATTCATCCCAGACATCCTTTGCAGGGCTGCATGAATCCTATGTGAATATAAGAGGTGAAGAGGCTATACTGGAACATATCAGGCTCGTGTGGGCTTCCCTCTGGTCCGATGCAGCCTTTCTCTACAGGAAGGAACTTGGTCTTGATATCAAACACAGTAAAATGGCCGTCCTTGTTCAGGAACTCATAGAGAGCGATGTTTCCGGGATAATCTTCAGTAGCAGTCCGGAGAACAGGGAAGAGATGGTCATAGAAGCTGTACATGGCCTGAACAAAGGACTTGTGGACGGTGATATCGAACCTGACAGATGGGTGGTCGACAGGAGAACAGCAGCCATAGTTCAGTATTCAAGCCCTTCTTCCCGTGAGAGGATCGTGCATCTCAGGGAAACCGGGACATCGATCGACATGACATCAGATGATGTTTCCATGTTAGTTCCTCTGGATGAGAATGATGTTCTCAGATTACACGATATAGCAATTGAACTTGAGAGTTCATCAGGACAACCACAGGATATCGAATGGACGAAAAAGGAGAAAGAGGTCTACATTCTCCAGTCCAGACCAATAACAACCCTTGATGATAAAGAAAAACTCTGGTACCTTTCTCTCAGAAGGACGGTGAACAACCTGCAAGATCTCCGCCTGAAGATAGAGAATGAACTCATCCCTGAGATGATAGAGGATGCCAGAAAACTGGCTTCCGTAGAATTCAGATCACTAAGCGATGAGGAACTTGCCAGGGAAATAGTACGACGAAAGGATCTATACGATAACTGGGATAAGAGATATACGGACGAGTTCATTCCTTTTGCCCACGGAATGCGGCTCTTTGGCCAGGTCTACAATGACATTGTACGACCATCCGACCCATATGAGTTCATGGGTCTTCTTTCAGGTTCGGGGCTGCTTAGTCTCAAGAGGAATGAAAGACTTGAAAGAATTGCGGACATGCTCAGGAAAGATAAGTCTCTTTTTGAAAGGGCAAAGAACAATTCTATTGATGATATCTTAGAAGAAGAGATCAATGGCTTTCTTGATGACTTTGCCCATTCCGGCTTTATCAACAGCAGAGAGGATTTGATCAAGCTCATTCTGGAAATGGCAATAAAGCCTGAAAAAGAAGCTGTGGCAGATAAGGACCATAGCGATCAGGAAGAGATGTTCCTGTCCTCTTTCCCTGAAAAGGACAGAGTATTTGCCGAAGAGCTTCTGGATATGGGACGTATAAGCTATCGTCTGCGTGATGACGATAACATCCATCTTGGCAGGATCGAGAACCAATATCTTATCGCTGTCAATGAGGGAAAGGAGAGGCTTATCGGGAGACTGGATGATCCCGGTTCGGTAGAATACATTGAACTACAGGAACTCCGGAAAGCACTCAATGATAAGTCGTATATTCCAGTTGTCAGGGACAATACCGATGAAAAGGTGGGTTCCCCCGATGAAGGTTTGTTCAAAAGACAGATACAGGGGCAGCCTGCAGGAAAAGGACTGGTCACCGGTATTGCACATGTTATAACCAATAACGATGACCTTTTCAATATCAAGTTCGGTGAGATACTGGTATGCGATGCTATAGACCCTAACATGACATTCGTTGTTCCCCTTGTGAGCGGGATAGTCGAGCGCAGGGGTGGAATGCTGATACATGGTGCTATAATTGCAAGAGAATACGGGATCCCATGTGTGACCGGCATACCCGATGCAACCCGGGTTGTCAGGAACGGTGATGAGATCACGGTGGATGGTTATCTCGGGATCATCACAATAAAACGGAAGTGA
- a CDS encoding pyridoxamine 5'-phosphate oxidase family protein has protein sequence MPDDKTMKVLRKLLKEQKLAVLATFHDDEPYTNLVGFASSEDLRYIFFVTPLATRKYAYLQDSKKASMMIDNRSNREIDFRDAMAVNATGTVTEVEKTQEFKAPYLEKHPYLADFLDSPSSALMRMEVQRYIVASRFQNVVEIDMR, from the coding sequence ATGCCTGATGATAAGACCATGAAGGTCCTGAGGAAATTATTGAAAGAACAGAAATTAGCAGTTCTTGCTACTTTCCATGATGATGAACCATATACCAACCTTGTGGGATTTGCAAGCAGTGAAGACCTGAGATACATCTTTTTTGTTACACCGCTTGCCACGAGAAAGTACGCTTATCTTCAGGATTCTAAGAAAGCATCCATGATGATCGACAACAGATCGAACAGGGAGATAGACTTCAGGGATGCGATGGCGGTCAATGCCACAGGAACCGTTACAGAGGTTGAAAAAACACAGGAGTTCAAAGCCCCCTATCTTGAAAAACATCCGTATCTTGCTGATTTCCTTGACTCTCCATCCTCAGCTCTGATGAGAATGGAGGTCCAAAGGTACATAGTTGCCAGCAGGTTCCAGAATGTTGTGGAGATAGATATGAGATGA
- a CDS encoding pentapeptide repeat-containing protein encodes MEFQNEEFEDESFEDLDLTGVSFKNSKFIDCTFQDCNLTNIDLNNTRLQDVRFIDCKVMGLDLSKCNDFVLSFAFEGCSISYSNFSDMDLKDAEFIGCEIHGCDFVNTSLKNASFEGSDLKDSLFGNTDLSFASFRNARNYNIDPNNNKLKKAKFSMPEVVSLLSIYDIEIE; translated from the coding sequence ATGGAATTTCAGAATGAGGAATTCGAAGATGAATCCTTTGAGGATCTTGATCTTACCGGTGTCTCCTTTAAGAACTCAAAATTCATAGATTGTACATTTCAGGACTGCAATCTTACGAATATAGATCTGAACAATACAAGGTTGCAGGATGTCAGGTTTATTGATTGCAAAGTGATGGGTCTGGATCTTTCAAAGTGCAATGACTTCGTTCTTAGTTTTGCCTTTGAAGGCTGTTCTATATCCTATTCGAACTTCTCTGACATGGACCTGAAGGATGCCGAATTCATCGGTTGTGAGATACATGGTTGTGACTTTGTCAATACCAGCCTCAAAAATGCAAGCTTTGAAGGCTCTGACCTGAAGGATAGCCTGTTCGGGAACACTGACCTTAGTTTCGCCTCATTCAGGAATGCAAGGAACTACAATATCGACCCGAACAACAATAAGCTGAAAAAGGCAAAGTTCTCTATGCCTGAAGTGGTCTCTCTTCTGAGCATTTATGATATTGAGATAGAATAA
- a CDS encoding asparaginase domain-containing protein yields MVMTKLRIIYTGGTIGGKFSDSGDIGHDLTRKTFISTLSNKYSSLEDYLKKKDVSLSFDTPIREFSENLIPSDWSKLAKSVDNAINEGIDSIIIAHGTDTMCYSSAALSFMLQGIKIPVVFTGSNIPLEGEGTDAVTNMHDAFRVALDKRFKGVFLVFSGIPDKPSDIHLGCRVRKKKFYDNCFDSINTNKIGILKKNIFSSNYNINIVNDKLFNSVIEANDNKDYNLINALDEKISFFKVYPGFNPDLISYVVEKKTKAIILELYNAGTGCTRNNHSLIQSIKKANDIPVFITSQHEGNVLMDTYKTSLELKEAGAIPLRDMITEAAIPKLMWILKQKTNKDEIIDLMLTNVSGEIDCYEH; encoded by the coding sequence ATGGTAATGACTAAATTAAGGATAATATACACTGGTGGAACTATTGGTGGTAAATTTAGTGATTCCGGTGATATAGGTCATGATCTTACAAGAAAAACATTTATAAGTACTTTGTCTAATAAGTATTCTTCTCTTGAAGACTATTTGAAAAAAAAAGATGTAAGTTTATCTTTTGACACACCAATTAGAGAATTTAGTGAAAATCTAATTCCTTCTGATTGGTCGAAGTTAGCAAAATCAGTTGATAATGCTATTAATGAAGGAATTGATTCTATAATAATTGCGCATGGAACTGATACTATGTGCTATAGTTCAGCTGCTTTATCTTTTATGCTTCAAGGTATTAAAATTCCAGTAGTATTTACTGGATCAAATATTCCTTTAGAAGGAGAAGGGACTGATGCTGTTACTAATATGCATGATGCATTTAGAGTAGCATTGGATAAAAGGTTTAAAGGAGTTTTTTTAGTATTTTCAGGGATACCTGACAAACCTAGTGACATTCACCTTGGTTGTAGGGTCAGAAAGAAAAAATTTTATGATAACTGCTTTGATTCCATTAACACAAATAAAATTGGAATACTTAAAAAGAATATATTTTCATCAAATTATAATATAAATATTGTTAATGATAAGTTGTTCAATAGTGTTATTGAAGCAAATGATAATAAGGATTATAATTTGATTAATGCATTGGATGAAAAAATTTCTTTTTTCAAAGTTTATCCCGGTTTTAATCCAGATTTGATAAGTTATGTTGTCGAGAAAAAAACAAAAGCTATTATTTTAGAGCTTTATAATGCGGGCACAGGATGCACACGAAATAATCATTCTTTAATTCAATCTATTAAAAAGGCAAATGATATTCCAGTATTTATTACTTCTCAGCATGAAGGTAATGTATTAATGGACACTTATAAGACCTCTTTAGAATTAAAAGAAGCTGGAGCTATTCCTTTAAGGGATATGATTACAGAGGCTGCAATTCCAAAATTGATGTGGATATTAAAACAAAAAACTAATAAAGATGAAATTATAGACTTGATGCTTACTAATGTTTCTGGAGAAATAGATTGTTATGAGCATTAA
- a CDS encoding YggS family pyridoxal phosphate-dependent enzyme, producing the protein MSVKENITAVLQELGNTELVCVTKTVDPERINEAIKAGATIIGENRVQEYEGKSDDLLPSSRHLIGHLQTNKVKKAVQFFDVIQSVDSLKIAQEIDKRAREADKVQEIYLQVNIGDEPQKHGFKIKEIEQALQDIAELKNIRVTGFMCIPPYVPPEQARPYFKKMKALFDELKTETEGKYDNIDIQNLSMGMSGDYKVAIEEGATMVRIGSALFGDRV; encoded by the coding sequence ATGTCAGTAAAAGAAAATATTACCGCGGTCTTGCAAGAACTTGGAAATACTGAACTGGTCTGTGTCACAAAGACCGTGGACCCTGAAAGGATAAACGAGGCTATCAAAGCCGGAGCTACGATAATTGGTGAGAACAGGGTTCAGGAGTATGAAGGAAAATCCGATGACCTCCTCCCATCTTCAAGGCACCTGATAGGACATTTGCAGACAAACAAGGTCAAAAAAGCCGTTCAGTTCTTCGATGTGATCCAGTCGGTAGACTCGCTCAAGATCGCACAGGAGATCGACAAGAGAGCCAGGGAAGCAGACAAGGTCCAGGAGATCTACCTTCAGGTCAACATAGGCGATGAGCCACAGAAACACGGCTTCAAAATAAAGGAAATAGAACAGGCATTGCAGGACATTGCTGAACTCAAGAATATCCGGGTCACAGGTTTCATGTGCATTCCCCCTTATGTTCCACCAGAGCAGGCACGTCCTTATTTCAAAAAGATGAAAGCCCTCTTTGATGAACTGAAGACTGAAACTGAGGGAAAATATGATAATATCGACATTCAGAATTTGTCCATGGGCATGTCCGGTGACTATAAGGTTGCTATAGAGGAAGGGGCCACCATGGTCCGTATAGGTTCTGCACTATTCGGTGACAGGGTTTAA
- the mtaA gene encoding methylcobamide:CoM methyltransferase MtaA, translated as MGNSITQEKDVLRKRFNDILKGKGTDIPPVGTVTTSPVLELMDIIGAERPEADRVPEKMAQLTSSLHSVSKFEIIRFPFDVTVLAEALGCGIDPGTKARTPAVVSHPFKDRFKEQADMLDVHEELLDKGRIPVVLRTCEILRENKELNAPIVAGIEGPADLAASICGIKPFLKWTIKKPELVTAIVNRCVDACILYANACLDHGADAVVIADATSSPDMMGPDAFRKLMKNEYSRLADSIQGNCISHICGRTDNIIPDLLDCGFNALSIEENVGDLRHIIAQAHEENIAVIGNISTSDTLINKSAAEVKSEARKCLESGIDILAPGCGIAPETPLRNLLAMAEARDEYIS; from the coding sequence ATGGGGAATTCTATCACTCAGGAAAAAGATGTTCTCAGAAAAAGATTCAATGATATCCTTAAAGGGAAAGGTACTGACATTCCTCCTGTAGGTACTGTCACAACCTCACCTGTACTGGAACTAATGGATATCATCGGTGCAGAACGACCGGAAGCAGACAGAGTGCCTGAGAAAATGGCACAACTTACATCCTCATTACATAGTGTTTCCAAATTCGAGATAATACGTTTTCCTTTTGATGTAACCGTTCTCGCTGAAGCACTTGGCTGTGGAATAGACCCCGGTACCAAAGCAAGGACTCCTGCCGTGGTGTCTCATCCTTTCAAAGACAGGTTCAAAGAACAAGCTGACATGCTCGATGTACATGAAGAACTTCTGGATAAAGGAAGGATCCCGGTAGTCCTGAGAACGTGCGAGATCTTAAGAGAAAATAAAGAACTGAATGCACCCATCGTAGCAGGTATTGAGGGACCTGCTGACCTTGCAGCTTCTATTTGCGGGATCAAACCGTTCCTTAAATGGACAATTAAAAAACCAGAACTTGTGACAGCCATTGTAAACAGATGTGTTGATGCCTGCATATTGTATGCTAATGCATGTCTGGACCATGGCGCTGACGCGGTGGTGATCGCGGATGCGACTTCTTCTCCGGATATGATGGGACCGGATGCTTTCAGGAAATTGATGAAAAATGAATATTCAAGGCTCGCTGATAGTATACAGGGAAATTGTATCAGCCATATATGTGGGCGGACGGACAACATCATCCCTGACCTTCTGGACTGTGGTTTCAATGCATTGAGTATCGAGGAAAATGTGGGTGATCTGAGACACATTATTGCTCAGGCTCACGAGGAGAATATAGCTGTAATAGGTAATATCTCCACATCAGATACCCTGATAAATAAAAGTGCTGCCGAAGTAAAAAGTGAAGCCCGAAAGTGTCTTGAAAGCGGTATAGACATACTTGCTCCCGGGTGTGGGATCGCACCGGAAACACCTTTGAGGAATCTTCTGGCAATGGCAGAGGCACGGGATGAATATATCTCTTAA